The window ACTGTTTTCCCAGAAGATGCTTCCAAAGGGTTAACACCGCACAACGATGCAAGTGCTGATTCACTTCGTAAACGTTCAGGATTATCGCCGGCTACAGATAGCAATATGGCAGCTGTTTGAGGCCCGACACCAAACTGCTTACGCACCCGCGTAGCTGCTTTTGCAGTCAATTGTTCCAGATCTTTGTCTAATAACTTCAGTTCTTCTGTCAAGTATAACCAGCGCTTAGCAAGGAGGCGAAGTGTTGTTGCCAAGGTTTTCGACCAGTTTGTTTCACCCAAAGAACGAAGGCGTGCACAGCATTTCGCACACTCGGCAGCATTTGATTTCCATAATCTTGATCTTATTTCATCTGGCGCAGAAATTAACAAGCCTCTTAGCTGGTTGATTGTCTGTGTCCTGGATTTAACCGTGCTACGTCGAGCAACTGAAATAATACGCATTGCTTCTGCTGCACCTGACTGTGATTTTGGAACTGCACAGTCGGTACCTGATAAAACGGTGCGGGCTGCACTCTCAGCATCTGTTGGATCAGATTTTCCACGAAATCGGCGCATTGAACGATCTGGTCGATTAATTTCCAGAACTAAAACATCCTCCGCAGCAAGATACCTGGCCAGGCCCGCACCATAAGTTCCAGTACCTTCAATCCCCGCTCTTTGCAGGTCTCCAAAAGATCGAGCCCATTTAGCTAATTGTTTATATCCTTTTGAATTAGCTGTAACTGATAAATGACCTAAAAGTTTGCCTACGCTATCAATGACGACTCCAATGTGCTGGTCCAAGTGGGTATCAACACCAAGGATTACCTCACGTGTCAGTTGGCTGCTCATCGACTACCTCCTAAAAGTTTAGTAGGTATCACCAGCCCGGATTACAGGACAGGACACTCAAGATGCAGGACAAAGCTCCTATTAGGTCACAAGCAATCGGCCCAGTGATGCATGGGGAACGCCAGGGCCAGCCGACAGGTCAACGCAAAGGCAATAGAGCCAATCCCAGCACGGGTCAGGCTAGCCTGACATTCAATACCACTATAACTGAGTATCCCAACAATTTCCCTTGCGACTCATGCTTTGAATATATCCATTCTGTGTTAGTACAGCCCTGAAACTGGAACTTGCATACTGAATGCCACGATCACTATGGATCATCAAACCTGGTGCAGGCCTGCGCCTCATTATTGCTTTTTTAAGTGCATATATTGCAGATTTACTCTCCAGGGATTCGCTCAGATCCCAGCCAACAATCGCGCGAGAAAATAGATCAATAAACACTGTGAGATAATGCCATTTTGCACCGACCTTGATGTAGGTGATATCGCTCACCCAGGTGGTGTTCGGTGCTGAAACTGAGAAATTACGATCAAGCAGATTCGGCGCTACAGGTTGCTTATGTTTTGAATCGGTTGTTACTACGAATTTCTTTGTTGTTTTGCACCTCAACCCCATTTCTTTCATTAATCGCGCAACGCGAGGCCGACTAACGCTGGAAAATTCACGCTCATCTCGCAAGTCAGCGGTAACAAGCGGGCTGCCGACCATGCCTTTATGAACGCTAAAGATCTCCTTCACGCGCTCTTTAATCCGTATATTTTCTCGTTTTCGCTTGGAGATAGGAGCTTTCTCCCAACGATAGAAACCACTCGGGGTAACTTCTAAAGCCTGGCACATCTTCTTCACCGGAAATGCTGAGCGGTTCTTTTCAATAAATCTATATTTCATTTCGGTGCTCTGCTGAAGATGGCCACAGCTTTTTTTAGGATATCTCGTTCCATCTCGGCATCCTTGAGCTTTTTCTCCAGGTCCCTGATTTTCTTTTCCTGCTCAGTCAGAGCCTCACGACCGTTCCCAGGGAAAGCTAGTTCTTCTTTGGCTCGAAACTCACGCCTCCACTTGTAGAGAAGGTCTTTAGAGATACCGAGACTGTCGGCAACATCTTGCACTGACCTGCCGGGATCATCGGTCAGCTGAACTGCATTGCGCTTGAAATCTGGATCGTATCTTCTTCTTTGAACACTCATATCTTCCTCCTGCCAATCTCTTTAATATTGGCTTATCTGAGTGTCCACTCTTTTATAGCAGGATCACTAGGTTTAAAACGGTCGGAGACTATGCGTCCTATTGTCGAAAGGTGCCGACAAAATGGCTAAGCAACAAAAACGCAAAGGGAAAGGCAACAGCAAAAACGGTAACAAGTACCTCTCCTGGGCATTCGCCGAGGCTGCGGAATATGCCCGGAGATATAACGATCAGGCAAGGACCATTTACAACCGGAAATCGTCTAAAGCTACAGCATCTGTCGCCTATGCAGCATTAGCACATAAACTGGCACGCGCTGCCTACTATATCATGAGGGATAATGTTGAGTTTGATGGCAACAAACTCTTTGCCTGAAAAATCGGCCGGAACGGGGAACCTGAAGAGGGGATGGAACAACCACCAGATCTGATTGGTATCCGTTTCGCCTGTGCCGAATATCAGTTTCTTTGGCGCCCATGCTGTGAGCCACTAAAGGGTTGGGTTTAAGCCACGAGATCTGTGCAAACAATTGGACACAACATGGCACCGATAATTTTCTGGGTCCGCGAGTATGCGGACAGGGCGTAGGTTGAAGGTTACATTGCTCCACTGCGAGATGTTGTGCGGGTCTCTCCGTTCTGTAATGTAACCTTCAACCTACGCCTCGATCCTGATGGGTGACTGGTGCGGGAAAGTATTTCCCGACACGCTACTCTGAAAAGACGGGCGCGAAAAAGATCGGTATTCTGCACGCCAGGTGTTTTATTGCAAGCACAACACCTTAAAAAGGAAAGACGTTCGTTTCCTCACAGGGGAGTATTATCCATTGACAAGGGGCCTTTTAATGGGTGCCCCCGATCTTTATCACAGAACCTGATTGACCGGTTGAGCGCTTGAATAAAACACCTGCATACGATAGGCTTTCAGGTAATCAGCTAACGAGTGACAGGTACGGTGAGTTCAAAAGTTAGCAACACCTGCGGCAATATTCAATGACTATAAGGAGACCCATCACCTGAGTTTTCATCTACCTCTGAAAGGCCATGAAGAGACGGAATAGAATGGCTTTCTCCAGATGCAACCAACATGAGGTTTCTGTAAGAGGGGTGCTTCAGGAGGACAACGACCATGAAAATGCCAAAAGTAATGGATTGCACTGTTTCCGGCTGCGCTTACAACACCAGCAAGGCCTGTCATGCCATGGCAATCACTATCGGTGGTAATCCCGACCAACCAATTTGCGATACATTTTTCCAATCTTCAACCCACGGCGGTGTCAAAGATTCAACCGCCGGCGTCGGAGCTTGCAAGACCTCTGATTGCAATTTCAATGAGGAATACGAGTGCGTAGCACCCAATATTAATGTCGGCATGCGCAACGGAGAACCCGACTGTCTGACATTCAGGAATAAATAGCAAACGCATTACACCCCTCAAGACAGAAACCTCTGTAATTTTAAATTGATATCGACGGGTCGAGCAAAAAGAGCTTTGCCCGACAGGCTCCTGGCCACCTTAAAGGAGATGGACAATCCTGGTGGGATGCAGGGCGATTGAGGATGCAGGCCATCTGAAAAAATGGGGAGGAGTCAGAGGTGAGATTGAGGTTTGCGCCTCAGGGGATACTGCAATGGCTGGCAACACTGGGTTGTCTTCTGCTTCTGATGGTAGGAATTATGAGCAGTTTCCTTGCCCTTATAGGGATGCCGGGCTCTTCTTATACCGGTCCCCTGCAGAAATTAAGTGCTGCCGAGAGCTACAGCACCGCGAGACTGGCCGGTCATGTCCGGGCTCTGGCCCAGGACATCGGCCCGCGTAATATCTGGACGACCGGCTCCATGGCTGATTCGGTTCGCTATATCCACGATGAACTCGCCGCCCTGGGCTATCAGGTCGAGGCTCAGGAGGTACCAAGCGTCAAGGGGATGGTTGTCAATCTGGAAATCGGGATCCCTGGCCGGAAGCTGGCCTCGGAGATTGTGGTGGTGGGAGCCCATTATGATACCGTGCCCGACTGCCCCGGTGCCAATGATAATGCATCCGGCCTCGCCGTCTTATTGGAACTGGCCCGCCTTTTGGCGGACTGCGAGCCGCAACGCACCATCCGCCTGGTGGCCTTTGCCAACGAGGAGGCCCCTTTCTTTGCCACTAAGTCCATGGGCAGCCGGGTCTATGCCATGCAGGCGCGGATGCGACAGGAGAAGATCACGGCCATGCTGTCCCTGGAGACCATGGGCTACTATAGCGATGAACGGGAGAGCCAATTCTATCCTTTTCCCTTAAGTTATTTCTATCCCGATCAGGCCAACTTCATAGCCTTTGTCAGTAATATCAAGTCGCGCCGACTGGTTCGAAGAGCCATCAGCGCCTTTCGCCGCCATGGCCATTTCCCCTCGGAGGGGCTTGCCGCCCCCGTTTGTATCAGGGGGGCGAGCTGGTCTGATCACCAGTCTTTTTGGGCAGAGGGCTATCCGGCCATCATGGTAACGGATACCGCATTTTATCGTTATGCGGCCTACCACACCCCACATGACACCCCGGAGAAGCTCGACTATGAACGTCTGGCCCGTGTGGTTAGTGGTCTCGCAGCCACCATTCAGGAACTGGCCTCTACAAACC of the Desulfosediminicola ganghwensis genome contains:
- a CDS encoding IS110 family transposase — translated: MSSQLTREVILGVDTHLDQHIGVVIDSVGKLLGHLSVTANSKGYKQLAKWARSFGDLQRAGIEGTGTYGAGLARYLAAEDVLVLEINRPDRSMRRFRGKSDPTDAESAARTVLSGTDCAVPKSQSGAAEAMRIISVARRSTVKSRTQTINQLRGLLISAPDEIRSRLWKSNAAECAKCCARLRSLGETNWSKTLATTLRLLAKRWLYLTEELKLLDKDLEQLTAKAATRVRKQFGVGPQTAAILLSVAGDNPERLRSESALASLCGVNPLEASSGKTVRHRLNRGGNRAANNALWTIAMVRMRSDPRTQVYVARRTAEGKSVKEIHRCLKRYIVRELYPLILADLEDAALTS
- a CDS encoding DUF1540 domain-containing protein, encoding MKMPKVMDCTVSGCAYNTSKACHAMAITIGGNPDQPICDTFFQSSTHGGVKDSTAGVGACKTSDCNFNEEYECVAPNINVGMRNGEPDCLTFRNK
- a CDS encoding M20/M25/M40 family metallo-hydrolase; the encoded protein is MRLRFAPQGILQWLATLGCLLLLMVGIMSSFLALIGMPGSSYTGPLQKLSAAESYSTARLAGHVRALAQDIGPRNIWTTGSMADSVRYIHDELAALGYQVEAQEVPSVKGMVVNLEIGIPGRKLASEIVVVGAHYDTVPDCPGANDNASGLAVLLELARLLADCEPQRTIRLVAFANEEAPFFATKSMGSRVYAMQARMRQEKITAMLSLETMGYYSDERESQFYPFPLSYFYPDQANFIAFVSNIKSRRLVRRAISAFRRHGHFPSEGLAAPVCIRGASWSDHQSFWAEGYPAIMVTDTAFYRYAAYHTPHDTPEKLDYERLARVVSGLAATIQELASTNQENMKRIENGVR